A single window of Nakaseomyces glabratus chromosome G, complete sequence DNA harbors:
- the EFG1 gene encoding Efg1p (CAGL0G00484g~Ortholog(s) have nucleolus localization) translates to MSGVRMQKKNRRALGQSLEMAQFLDSGSNKIKRRIRDLERLLKKKKDILPSNIIVEKERTLEALRLELHNHEVKENIRKNAKKYHMVRFFERKKALRRYKKALKTYKADENEANKEALENAEVDLCYVVNFPKSEKYISIFTEDDTEASAETNLRRKAFRQLVRGKIADKSLPVSLSNILAGKKLSEEAIGVTLDDALSRSNQTDASHQESDEDSDSNENEKEEDDFFE, encoded by the coding sequence ATGTCAGGAGTTAGGAtgcaaaagaagaacagaAGGGCTTTGGGGCAATCCCTGGAAATGGCACAATTTTTGGATTCAGGTTcgaataaaataaagagaAGGATTAGGGATCTAGAGAGATTActtaagaagaaaaaagacATTCTACCGTCTAATATCATTGTCGAGAAAGAGCGAACGCTAGAAGCGCTAAGGTTGGAACTACATAATCATGAGGTGAAAGAAAACATTAGAAAGAATGCTAAGAAATATCATATGGTAAGGTTTTTTGAGAGAAAAAAGGCTCTGAGAAGGTATAAGAAGGCATTAAAGACATACAAAgctgatgaaaatgaggCTAACAAAGAAGCTTTAGAAAATGCAGAGGTTGACTTGTGCTACGTGGTAAATTTTCCAAAATCAGAAAAGTACATATCAATTTTTACAGAAGATGACACAGAGGCAAGCGCAGAAACTAATCTTAGAAGGAAAGCTTTCAGACAACTTGTCAGAGGCAAAATTGCTGATAAGTCTCTACCTGTATCGttatcaaatattctaGCTGGTAAAAAGCTTTCTGAGGAAGCAATCGGTGTTACATTGGATGATGCATTATCACGTTCTAATCAAACAGATGCCTCTCATCAAGAATCTGATGAAGACAGTGATAGTAACGAAAAcgagaaagaagaagatgactTCTTTGAgtaa